From Phycodurus eques isolate BA_2022a chromosome 13, UOR_Pequ_1.1, whole genome shotgun sequence, a single genomic window includes:
- the LOC133411610 gene encoding E3 SUMO-protein ligase ZBED1-like, which yields MDANNMATAESLAVFEVKREPKEEEDEEELVPKRGNRSSMVWLWFGFKTSDIEQKTVICKTCRHQIITSDSNTSNLFYHLKTRHEELYIESVRLRQSTNGTSQPQSNGTKKHQKSRQVLLTKCIPYDEQSRRHREITDAISEFIISEDSASLYTIEKKGFRELVKTLDPRYNMPDRKHFSDVQLPRMYDECRAKVTEELKYVEYYALTTDLWTCTVTQPYMSLTVHFINNDWMLSSRCLQTIYFPEDYTEVMIGTILKEVLESWELREDMLICLTTDDATNNSSLHLTEWDRLQCFGHHLELAIASSLKTPSQTQAAVKRAVGLCKQVTGTISNSFKRRRDLAKAQVDLDLPIHQLKSESPSSWGSRQQMISRFIEQEKAVKQVLREDRKMRHLIPTRQDMRILESINKALNPLMEFTDALSGEEYVSASFVIPVLHLFKHQMLKSQDDDTPLTRTIKEGILNYLSDKYADDATEKLLDMAMLLDPRFKIAYIKEERIDLMKTRAAAEMELLVAGGEAAAPAVSVPASSADESELPAAKKVKKSLSSYFKNTAAHNGQDTSKPSRASVELELNMYLQTANLDPEKDALIWWRQHEVNFPLVAKLAKKYLCIPATSFPSERIFGASGNMVTSKRSCLKPERVDQLVFLSVNL from the exons ATGGATGCAAACAACATGGCAACCGCGGAGAGTTTAGCAGTATTCGAGGTCAAAAGAGAGcccaaagaggaggaggacgaggaggagttGGTGCCGAAAAGAGGGAACCGTAGCTCCATGGTTTGGCTTTGGTTTGGCTTTAAAACGTCTGACATCGAGCAGAAAACGGTCATTTGCAAAACATGCCGCCATCAAATCATTACCAGCGACTCGAACACGTCCAATCTTTTCTACCACTTAAAGACACGGCACGAAGAACTGTACATAGAAAGCGTAAGGTTGCGACAAAGCACAAATGGTACATCACAACCACAAAGTAACGGAACGAAAAAACACCAAAAGAGCCGACAAGTGTTGTTGACCAAATGTATCCCATATGACGAGCAGTCTCGCAGACACCGCGAAATCACAGATGCCATCTCTGAATTCATCATATCGGAAGACTCGGCCTCGTTATACACTATCGAAAAGAAGGGGTTCCGGGAATTGGTCAAAACGCTTGACCCCAGATACAACATGCCGGATCGAAAACACTTCAGTGACGTCCAGCTGCCGCGCATGTATGACGAATGCCGTGCGAAGGTGACCGAGGAGCTTAAATATGTGGAATATTATGCACTGACAACCGATCTGTGGACGTGCACAGTCACACAGCCGTATATGAGCCTCACGGTTCATTTTATCAACAATGACTGGATGCTAAGTAGCCGATGCCTACAAACAATCTACTTCCCTGAAGACTACACGGAGGTAATGATAGGCACAATCCTCAAAGAAGTACTCGAATCCTGGGAGCTGCGTGAGGATATGCTCATCTGCCTGACCACAGATGACGCAACTAATAATAGTTCACTGCATTTAACTGAGTGGGACAGGCTACAGTGCTTTGGCCACCATTTGGAGCTGGCGATAG CAAGCAGCTTGAAAACACCTTCTCAAACCCAAGCGGCTGTGAAGCGTGCAGTAGGGCTGTGCAAGCAGGTGACGGGCACCATTTCTAATTCGTTCAAGAGAAGACGTGACCTGGCCAAGGCGCAAGTAGACCTGGACCTGCCCATTCACCAGCTCAAGAGTGAAAGCCCCTCTAGCTGGGGCTCACGACAGCAGATGATCAGCAGGTTCATCGAGCAGGAGAAAGCTGTTAAACAG GTCCTCCGTGAAGACAGAAAAATGAGGCATCTGATCCCAACCAGGCAAGACATGAGAATTCTGGAGTCTATCAACAAGGCATTGAATCCTCTCATGGAGTTTACAGATGCCTTGTCTGGGGAGGAGTATGTCAGTGCGTCGTTCGTTATACCTGTCCTGCACCTCTTCAAGCACCAAATGCTCAAGTCTCAGGATGATGACACCCCGCTCACTAGAACCATTAAAGAGGGAATCCTGAACTACCTTAGTGACAAATATGCAGACGACGCCACTGAAAAGCTGCTCGACATGGCCATGCTCCTTGATCCACGATTTAAAATAGCCTACATAAAGGAAGAGAGAATCGACCTCATGAAGACAAGAGCTGCAGCAGAAATGGAGCTCCTGGTGGCTGGAGGTGAAGCAGCAGCACCAGCGGTCTCTGTTCCCGCATCTTCTGCAGATGAATCAGAGCTCCCAGCAGCCAAGAAAGTAAAGAAGAGTTTGTCCAGCTACTTCAAGAACACAGCAGCACATAACGGCCAAGACACGTCAAAGCCGAGCCGAGCGTCTGTTGAACTGGAGCTCAACATGTACCTGCAGACAGCAAACCTGGATCCTGAGAAAGACGCTCTCATATGGTGGAGGCAGCACGAGGTCAACTTCCCATTGGTGGCAAAGCTGGCCAAAAAATACCTGTGTATCCCCGCGACTAGTTTTCCATCTGAGCGGATCTTCGGTGCGAGTGGCAACATGGTGACATCGAAGAGGTCATGTCTCAAGCCTGAAAGAGTTGACCAGCTTGTCTTTCTATCTGTCAACCTGTGA